In Tachysurus vachellii isolate PV-2020 chromosome 12, HZAU_Pvac_v1, whole genome shotgun sequence, the following are encoded in one genomic region:
- the LOC132854769 gene encoding trace amine-associated receptor 13c-like encodes MNLTEFNQSDGCDHFSCPERSVSPAVYILLYVCSAAVVLLTVCGNLLIIISVLHFKQLHTPTNMLLLSLAVSDFFIGALVMPPMFIWTIESCWIFDKGYCISFLMISYILTSLSIYNIALIAVDRYLALSNPFLYMNTISKQTMSIVVFNSWSASLVYNISLCYFNGSFSSSVMCPGECYLFLSEVWAVIDLVVSFIFPLSVIIILYTLVFVIAKKHAIAIRELNNHTRTKTQKITSHSMKSERKAAKVLGILVSVFLVCLLPYFIYSLLGDVIELQTETFQKVFIVLYFNSTINPVIYALFYTWFRRCVKLIITLQIFQTDSALINVLS; translated from the coding sequence ATGAACCTGACAGAGTTTAATCAGTCTGATGGCTGTGATCATTTCTCCTGTCCAGAGAGATCTGTATCTCCTGCAGTTTAtatcttactgtatgtgtgttcagctgctgtGGTTCTGCTAACAGTGTGTGGAAATctgctcatcatcatctctgttcttcacttcaagcagcttcacacaccaacaaacatgctgctgctctctctggctgtgtcAGATTTCTTCATTGGAGCTTTAGTGATGCCGCCAATGTTCATCTGGACAATCGAGTCATGTTGGATTTTTGATAAGGGGTACTGCATCAGTTTCTTGATGATTTCTTATATTTTAACAAGTTTATCCATCTATAATATCGCTCTGATTGCTGTAGATCGGTATTTGGCTCTCTCAAACCCTTTTCTTTACATGAACACAATCTCAAAGCAGACAATGagcattgttgtttttaatagctGGAGTGCTTCTCTGGTGTATAACATATCACTCTGTTATTTCAATGGTAGCTTTTCAAGTTCTGTAATGTGTCCTGGAGAATGTTATCTTTTTCTGAGTGAGGTTTGGGCTGTAATTGATCTTGTAGTTTCATTTATATTCCCACTTTCTGTCATAATCATATTGTATACTCTAGTTTTTGTGATTGCTAAGAAGCATGCCATTGCTATCAGAGagcttaataatcacacacggactaaaacacagaaaatcaccTCACACTCCATgaaatctgagagaaaagcagctaaagtcctcggtattttagtgtctgtgtttctggtgtgtttacttccatattttatttacagtttattaggtGATGTTATTGAACTACagacagaaacatttcaaaaagtatttattgtgctttattttaattccaCCATTAATCCAGTTATTTATGCTCTGTTTTATACGTGGTTCAggaggtgtgttaaattaatcaTAACTCTACAAATATTCCAGACAGACTCTGCATTAATCAATGTTCTgtcatga
- the flvcr2b gene encoding heme transporter FLVCR2 isoform X1, with product MGEQRNSDCGVNEKCFSNSEAQNEHGVQIFSEPSVVESRDQMETHLYKRRWLIVFLFSSYSLCNSYQWIQYGIINNIFMKFYNVDSFTIDWMSMIYMLTYIPLIFPVTWLLDKKGLRVVALAATALNCAGTWIKVASARPDLFPVTFLGQVTCSIAQVFILGMPSRIASVWFGSNEVSTACSIGVFGNQLGIAIGFLVPPILVPNVEDLDELANHIQVMFYITAGVATFLFILVLIVFQERPSLPPSQSQASVRLIPTESYSYSSSILRLLRNTPFILLLISYGLNVGCFYAVGTLLNQMIIKHFPGEEVNAGRIGLTIVIAGMIGSLICGIWLDRTKTYKQTTLAVYVMSLVGLAVYAFTLDLGHLWLVFITAGALGFFMTGYLPLGFEFAVELTYPESEGTSSGLLNCSAQVFGIIFTICQGKIIYTFSTLAGNLFLCAFLIIGTIITGFIKSELRRQNANQLTKTSVKSNGSHVNSIAVGPATRM from the exons ATGGGAGAGCAGAGAAACTCAGACTGTGGGGTGAATGAGAAATGTTTCTCCAACAGTGAAGCTCAGAATGAACATGGAGTGCAGATCTTCTCAGAGCCCAGTGTGGTGGAGTCCAGGGATCAGATGGAGACCCACTTGTACAAGAGGAGATGgctgattgtgtttttgttcagctCTTATTCACTTTGTAACTCCTATCAGTGGATCCAGTACGGCATCATCAACAACATTTTCATGAAGTTCTACAATGTCGACTCCTTCACCATAGACTGGATGTCCATGATCTACATGCTCACCTACATCCCACTCATCTTCCCCGTCACGTGGCTCCTGGACAAGAAGGGGCTCCGCGTGGTGGCCCTCGCGGCCACGGCCCTCAACTGCGCTGGGACATGGATCAAAGTGGCCAGCGCCAGGCCGGACCTTTTTCCAGTCACCTTTCTGGGTCAGGTGACCTGCTCCATAGCTCAGGTGTTCATCCTCGGGATGCCTTCGCGCATCGCCTCGGTGTGGTTTGGGTCCAATGAGGTTTCCACCGCATGCTCTATCGGGGTTTTTGGAAATCAG CTTGGCATCGCCATTGGATTTTTGGTTCCACCAATCCTGGTTCCAAATGTAGAGGACTTGGACGAGCTGGCCAATCACATTCAGGTGATGTTCTACATCACAGCGGGCGTGGCCACGTTCCTCTTCATCCTGGTGCTCATTG tgtttcAGGAGAGACCTTCTCTACCTCCATCTCAATCTCAGGCTTCAGTTCGTCTGATCCCCACAGAGAGTTACTCATACTCATCCTCTATCCTTCGGCTCCTTCGCAACACTCCCTTCATCCTGCTCCTCATCAGCtatg GGTTGAACGTTGGCTGTTTTTACGCCGTTGGGACGCTGTTGAACCAGATGATCATCAAACACTTCCCG ggtgaagaggtgaatgCTGGGAGAATCGGTCTCACCATCGTCATTGCTGGTATGATCGGCTCACTCATCTGTGGGATCTGGCTGGACAGAACCAAAACCTACAA ACAGACTACACTGGCCGTGTACGTGATGTCTCTGGTTGGTTTAGCCGTTTACGCCTTCACCCTGGATCTCGGTCACCTGTGGCTCGTCTTCATCACTGCTGGAGCTCTCGG attctTTATGACAGGGTATCTGCCTCTGGGGTTTGAGTTTGCAGTTGAACTCACCTATCCTGAATCTGAGGGGACGTCCTCAGGCCTGCTCAACTGctcagctcag gtgtttgGGATTATTTTCACCATCTGTCAGGGGAAGATCATTTACACTTTCAGCACACTGGCAGGGAATCTGTTCCTGTGTGCATTTCTGATCATCGGGACTATTATAACAG gATTTATTAAGTCGGAGCTCCGCAGGCAGAATGCAAATCAGTTAACCAAGACGTCT gTAAAATCAAATGGATCACATGTGAATTCTATTGCTGTTGGACCAGCTACAAGAATGTAA
- the flvcr2b gene encoding heme transporter FLVCR2 isoform X2, whose translation MGEQRNSDCGVNEKCFSNSEAQNEHGVQIFSEPSVVESRDQMETHLYKRRWLIVFLFSSYSLCNSYQWIQYGIINNIFMKFYNVDSFTIDWMSMIYMLTYIPLIFPVTWLLDKKGLRVVALAATALNCAGTWIKVASARPDLFPVTFLGQVTCSIAQVFILGMPSRIASVWFGSNEVSTACSIGVFGNQLGIAIGFLVPPILVPNVEDLDELANHIQVMFYITAGVATFLFILVLIVFQERPSLPPSQSQASVRLIPTESYSYSSSILRLLRNTPFILLLISYGLNVGCFYAVGTLLNQMIIKHFPGEEVNAGRIGLTIVIAGMIGSLICGIWLDRTKTYKQTTLAVYVMSLVGLAVYAFTLDLGHLWLVFITAGALGFFMTGYLPLGFEFAVELTYPESEGTSSGLLNCSAQVFGIIFTICQGKIIYTFSTLAGNLFLCAFLIIGTIITGFIKSELRRQNANQLTKTSAAVVLDYGATTPINY comes from the exons ATGGGAGAGCAGAGAAACTCAGACTGTGGGGTGAATGAGAAATGTTTCTCCAACAGTGAAGCTCAGAATGAACATGGAGTGCAGATCTTCTCAGAGCCCAGTGTGGTGGAGTCCAGGGATCAGATGGAGACCCACTTGTACAAGAGGAGATGgctgattgtgtttttgttcagctCTTATTCACTTTGTAACTCCTATCAGTGGATCCAGTACGGCATCATCAACAACATTTTCATGAAGTTCTACAATGTCGACTCCTTCACCATAGACTGGATGTCCATGATCTACATGCTCACCTACATCCCACTCATCTTCCCCGTCACGTGGCTCCTGGACAAGAAGGGGCTCCGCGTGGTGGCCCTCGCGGCCACGGCCCTCAACTGCGCTGGGACATGGATCAAAGTGGCCAGCGCCAGGCCGGACCTTTTTCCAGTCACCTTTCTGGGTCAGGTGACCTGCTCCATAGCTCAGGTGTTCATCCTCGGGATGCCTTCGCGCATCGCCTCGGTGTGGTTTGGGTCCAATGAGGTTTCCACCGCATGCTCTATCGGGGTTTTTGGAAATCAG CTTGGCATCGCCATTGGATTTTTGGTTCCACCAATCCTGGTTCCAAATGTAGAGGACTTGGACGAGCTGGCCAATCACATTCAGGTGATGTTCTACATCACAGCGGGCGTGGCCACGTTCCTCTTCATCCTGGTGCTCATTG tgtttcAGGAGAGACCTTCTCTACCTCCATCTCAATCTCAGGCTTCAGTTCGTCTGATCCCCACAGAGAGTTACTCATACTCATCCTCTATCCTTCGGCTCCTTCGCAACACTCCCTTCATCCTGCTCCTCATCAGCtatg GGTTGAACGTTGGCTGTTTTTACGCCGTTGGGACGCTGTTGAACCAGATGATCATCAAACACTTCCCG ggtgaagaggtgaatgCTGGGAGAATCGGTCTCACCATCGTCATTGCTGGTATGATCGGCTCACTCATCTGTGGGATCTGGCTGGACAGAACCAAAACCTACAA ACAGACTACACTGGCCGTGTACGTGATGTCTCTGGTTGGTTTAGCCGTTTACGCCTTCACCCTGGATCTCGGTCACCTGTGGCTCGTCTTCATCACTGCTGGAGCTCTCGG attctTTATGACAGGGTATCTGCCTCTGGGGTTTGAGTTTGCAGTTGAACTCACCTATCCTGAATCTGAGGGGACGTCCTCAGGCCTGCTCAACTGctcagctcag gtgtttgGGATTATTTTCACCATCTGTCAGGGGAAGATCATTTACACTTTCAGCACACTGGCAGGGAATCTGTTCCTGTGTGCATTTCTGATCATCGGGACTATTATAACAG gATTTATTAAGTCGGAGCTCCGCAGGCAGAATGCAAATCAGTTAACCAAGACGTCT GCTGCAGTCGTTCTGGATTACGGTGCTACGACTCCGATTAACTACTGA